Proteins encoded together in one Prunus dulcis chromosome 3, ALMONDv2, whole genome shotgun sequence window:
- the LOC117620777 gene encoding uncharacterized protein LOC117620777, producing MASDESMTIRSCISMQEDEYDDYTTDDGYDHHPHLHNLSRLSMCTSRSSTYGAPDQDEIDDDVDGNYFYQGLHQDQDHDAQEQSGMSMYMSLLSMESFDGDVDEEETLSSNDKRTKQVLLEAGLSSDSDKEPGCCYSLPATPPRPRTQASAPAGMFNCKHPNPMLVKEYASENEAQTLMSVDSKKRSRRRSRRRISSDNKENMNMMMTRMGSNQLDHCHSFSGESEGGSGTGVVVITRPKGGRRSLCMDLEEVKACRDLGFELEHQHMLQEMPSRLSLSTPTPTLTLDTNTTCSSGGNSPIANWRISSPGDDPRDVKARLKVWAQAVALASTSRQGSGAD from the exons ATGGCGTCAGATGAAAGTATGACCATCCGCTCTTGCATCTCCATGCAGGAAGACGAGTATGACGATTATACGACGGATGATGGATATGATCACCATCCCCATCTCCACAACTTGTCCAGGCTGTCTATGTGTACTAGTAGGAGTTCCACCTATGGTGCTCCTGATCAGGATGAAATTGATGACGATGTTGATGGTAACTACTTCTACCAAGGCCTACATCAAGATCAAGATCATGATGCCCAAGAACAGAGTGGTATGAGTATGTACATGTCACTCTTGTCCATGGAAAGCTTTGACGGGGATGTAGACGAGGAGGAAACATTGTCATCCAATGATAAACGAACCAAACAAGTACTACTGGAAGCTGGGCTGTCCTCCGACTCTGACAAGGAACCCGGCTGCTGTTACTCGCTTCCAGCGACACCCCCAAGACCAAGGACTCAGGCTAGTGCTCCAGCGGGAATGTTCAATTGTAAGCATCCCAATCCCATGTTGGTCAAAGAGTATGCCAGCGAGAACGAAGCTCAAACGCTGATGAGCGTCGATTCCAAGAAGAGGAGCAGGAGGAGAAGTAGGAGGAGAATCTCATCAGACAACAAGGAGAACATGAATATGATGATGACGAGGATGGGTAGTAATCAGCTTGACCATTGTCATAGCTTTAGTGGGGAGAGTGAGGGTGGCTCTGGTACAGGGGTGGTGGTGATAACAAGGCCCAAAGGAGGGAGGAGGTCCCTGTGCATGGACTTGGAGGAAGTCAAGGCTTGCAGAGATCTTGGATTTGAGTTGGAGCACCAGCACATGCTGCAGGAGATGCCCTCTCGTCTTTCTCTCTCCACCCCAACCCCAACTCTCACTCTCGATACCAACACTACCTGCAGTAGCGGTGGCAATTCCCCCATCGCTAATTGGCGCATCTCAAGCCCTG GTGACGACCCACGGGATGTCAAGGCTCGCCTCAAGGTCTGGGCGCAGGCAGTGGCACTGGCATCCACATCAAGACAAGGCAGCGGAGCCGACTAA